The following are encoded together in the Halomonas halophila genome:
- a CDS encoding AMP-binding protein has translation MSEHATPAVLRGPDLEGRDDYASVMEVFHAAIERFADKPAFTCMGRTLDYRELDRLSADFAAWLQHEAGLVPGDRIAIQLPNLLQFPVAVFGALRAGLVVVNTNPLYTEREMAHQFKDSGARAIVILANMAAKLENVLDQTRIERVVVTEIADLHPFPKRPLINAAVKYLKKMVPAYRLPGATRLRDALARGARLEHREVGRDRDDMAALQYTGGTTGRAKGTMLTHGNLVANMLQARQAIGPGLAEGAETIVAPLPVYHIYTFTVNCLFMMETGNHSVLIPNPRDLEGFVKTLRSVRFTGFVGLNTLFNALCQREDFRRLDFSALHLTISGGMALTSAVAQRWEEVTGCPVAEGYGLTETSPIVSFNPIDDIRLGTIGKPMGDTEVKVVDLDGNDLPLGETGELCVRGPQVMKGYWNREEDTAASLDAEGWFRTGDVAVFDEDGYIRIVDRKKDMILVSGFNVYPNEIEDVVASHPGVVESAAVGVPDEESGEAIKLFVVASDPDLDAETLRAWCKKELTGYKVPRHVEFRDELPKTNVGKVLRRQLRDEAQGEAKEEGEAS, from the coding sequence ATGAGCGAGCACGCCACGCCTGCCGTCCTGCGCGGCCCCGATCTCGAGGGGCGCGACGACTATGCCTCGGTGATGGAGGTCTTCCACGCCGCCATCGAGCGCTTCGCCGACAAGCCCGCCTTCACCTGCATGGGGCGGACCCTGGATTACCGTGAACTCGATCGCCTGTCCGCCGACTTCGCCGCCTGGCTGCAGCACGAGGCCGGTCTCGTGCCAGGGGATCGCATCGCCATTCAGCTGCCCAACCTGCTGCAGTTCCCGGTGGCGGTGTTCGGTGCCCTGCGTGCCGGATTGGTGGTGGTCAACACCAATCCGCTCTATACCGAGCGGGAGATGGCCCATCAGTTCAAGGATTCGGGCGCTCGGGCCATCGTCATCCTGGCCAACATGGCGGCCAAGCTGGAGAACGTCCTCGACCAGACCCGGATCGAGCGGGTGGTGGTCACCGAGATCGCCGACCTGCACCCCTTCCCCAAGCGGCCGCTGATCAACGCCGCGGTGAAGTATCTCAAGAAGATGGTGCCGGCCTATCGACTGCCTGGGGCGACGCGCCTTCGCGATGCGCTCGCGCGCGGCGCGCGCCTCGAGCATCGCGAGGTCGGTCGCGACCGCGACGACATGGCGGCTCTGCAGTATACCGGCGGCACCACCGGCCGGGCCAAGGGCACGATGCTGACCCACGGCAACCTGGTGGCCAACATGCTCCAGGCGCGCCAGGCGATCGGCCCGGGCCTCGCCGAGGGCGCCGAGACCATCGTCGCGCCGCTGCCGGTCTATCACATCTACACCTTCACGGTGAACTGCCTGTTCATGATGGAGACCGGCAACCACTCGGTGCTGATCCCCAACCCCCGCGACCTGGAGGGTTTCGTCAAGACGTTGAGGTCGGTTCGCTTCACCGGCTTCGTGGGGCTCAACACCCTGTTCAATGCCCTGTGCCAGCGCGAGGACTTTCGACGCCTCGACTTCTCCGCCCTGCATCTGACCATCTCCGGCGGCATGGCGCTGACCAGCGCCGTGGCCCAGCGCTGGGAGGAGGTGACCGGCTGCCCCGTCGCCGAGGGCTACGGCCTCACCGAGACCTCGCCGATCGTCAGCTTCAATCCCATCGACGACATCCGACTCGGCACCATCGGCAAGCCGATGGGCGACACCGAGGTCAAGGTCGTCGACCTGGATGGCAACGATCTGCCCTTGGGCGAGACCGGGGAACTGTGCGTCAGGGGGCCCCAGGTGATGAAGGGCTACTGGAACCGCGAGGAGGATACCGCCGCCTCTCTCGATGCCGAGGGCTGGTTCCGCACCGGCGACGTGGCGGTCTTCGACGAGGACGGCTACATCCGCATCGTCGATCGCAAGAAGGACATGATCCTGGTCTCCGGCTTCAACGTGTACCCCAACGAGATCGAGGACGTGGTGGCGAGCCATCCCGGGGTGGTGGAGTCGGCCGCCGTGGGCGTGCCCGACGAGGAGAGCGGCGAGGCCATCAAGCTGTTCGTGGTGGCCAGTGACCCCGACCTGGATGCCGAGACCCTGCGCGCCTGGTGCAAGAAGGAGCTGACCGGGTACAAGGTGCCGCGCCACGTGGAGTTCCGCGACGAGCTGCCCAAGACGAATGTGGGGAAAGTGTTGCGCCGTCAGCTTCGCGACGAGGCGCAAGGTGAAGCGAAGGAAGAGGGCGAGGCGTCCTAG
- a CDS encoding class II glutamine amidotransferase, with amino-acid sequence MCELLGMSANVPTDICFSFTGFLTRGGGTGPHRDGWGIAFYEAGGYRDFRDPHPSVHSPIARLICDYPIKSHIVISHIRQANVGQVRLANTHPFTREMWGQPWCYAHNGQLAGWEDLALSFYRPVGGTDSEHAFCWLMGELRRVFPEPPDDRRALWAHLHGLCERLRGLGVFNLLLADGEYLYTYCTTKLAHITRRAPFGQASLSDAEMAVNFAEHTTPDDVVSVIATEPLTDNEEWVRMVPGELLVWRDGEIQGRFTAEE; translated from the coding sequence ATGTGTGAATTGCTGGGCATGAGCGCCAACGTGCCGACCGACATCTGCTTCAGCTTCACCGGCTTCCTGACCCGCGGCGGCGGCACCGGGCCGCACCGTGACGGCTGGGGCATCGCCTTCTACGAGGCCGGCGGCTATCGCGACTTCCGCGACCCGCACCCCTCGGTGCATTCGCCCATCGCGCGGCTGATCTGCGACTATCCGATCAAGTCGCATATCGTGATCAGCCACATTCGCCAGGCCAACGTCGGCCAGGTGCGTCTGGCCAACACCCATCCCTTCACCCGGGAGATGTGGGGCCAGCCCTGGTGCTATGCGCACAACGGCCAGCTCGCCGGCTGGGAGGATCTGGCGCTGTCGTTCTACCGGCCGGTGGGCGGCACCGACAGCGAGCACGCCTTCTGCTGGCTGATGGGCGAGCTGCGCCGGGTCTTTCCCGAGCCGCCGGACGACCGTCGCGCGCTGTGGGCGCACCTGCACGGGCTGTGCGAGCGTCTGCGCGGGCTCGGGGTGTTCAACCTGCTGCTGGCCGACGGCGAGTACCTCTACACCTACTGCACCACCAAGCTGGCGCATATCACCCGCCGGGCGCCGTTCGGACAGGCGAGCCTCTCGGACGCCGAGATGGCGGTGAACTTCGCCGAGCACACCACGCCCGACGACGTGGTGTCGGTGATCGCCACCGAGCCGCTCACCGACAACGAGGAATGGGTGCGCATGGTGCCCGGCGAGCTGCTGGTCTGGCGGGACGGCGAGATCCAGGGGCGCTTCACCGCCGAGGAGTGA
- a CDS encoding MlaA family lipoprotein — protein MIPTFPSRRAGQGLAALCALSLLTGCATTSGVDDAHPDDPWEGFNRGVFAFNETLDRYALKPVAQGYRFVTPDPVQTGVGNFFSNLGEIGNTVNSLLQAKPANAGISTGRFLVNSTVGVLGFFDVASRMDLVGREEDFGQTLAVWGVGEGPYLVLPLLGPSTVRDTAGLPVDMYTDPVTYVEEDKVRYGLRGLDVIDTRAGLLDQEELIRGDRYSFIRDSWLQRRRFEVNDGEMGEDPFASDDFDFDDADFDDAFAE, from the coding sequence ATGATTCCGACCTTCCCGAGCCGTCGGGCCGGCCAAGGCCTGGCGGCGCTGTGCGCCCTGTCGCTGCTGACGGGCTGCGCGACCACCTCGGGCGTCGACGATGCCCATCCGGACGACCCCTGGGAGGGCTTCAACCGGGGGGTGTTCGCCTTCAACGAGACGCTCGATCGTTACGCCCTCAAGCCGGTGGCCCAGGGCTACCGCTTCGTGACGCCGGACCCGGTGCAGACCGGCGTCGGCAACTTCTTCTCGAACCTCGGGGAGATCGGCAACACGGTCAACAGCCTGCTGCAGGCCAAGCCGGCCAACGCCGGCATCTCCACCGGTCGCTTCCTGGTCAACTCCACGGTGGGCGTGCTCGGCTTCTTCGACGTGGCCTCCCGCATGGACCTGGTCGGACGCGAGGAAGACTTCGGCCAGACCCTGGCGGTGTGGGGCGTGGGCGAAGGGCCCTACCTGGTGCTGCCGCTGCTGGGGCCGAGCACGGTGCGTGACACCGCGGGGCTGCCGGTGGACATGTACACCGACCCGGTTACCTATGTCGAAGAGGACAAGGTGCGCTACGGGCTGCGGGGCCTGGACGTGATCGATACCCGGGCGGGGCTGCTCGACCAGGAAGAGCTGATTCGCGGCGATCGCTACAGCTTCATCCGCGACAGCTGGCTGCAGCGTCGGCGCTTCGAGGTCAACGACGGCGAGATGGGGGAGGACCCCTTCGCCAGCGACGACTTCGATTTCGACGATGCCGACTTCGATGATGCCTTCGCCGAGTGA
- a CDS encoding vWA domain-containing protein: MQRGNPGGRGALRLLWLIALCLLGLGASSSHAQTQTEPRAVQEHDDVRAVVDVSGSMKNHDPDRLAESAMGLLVSLLPEGASAGVWTFGERVGNPLPLGRVGDDWRERALSLPPSPRDQQYTDIEAALREAANGEASGGLHLILMTDGVIDLPPGSGDKPAIDRASRRRIVEELAPELAAQGVTVHAIAFSDEADLALVERLAQRTGGLASRVASPEGLMGAFLDIFERIFPADRLPLDDDGGFVVDEGVDRLSALIFHDPEAEPLTLIAPDGTRYRADSAPEGANWQVEPRFDLIRMPEPEAGQWRLEGPVDDGSRISISGPWRLRTATLPATLYRGFPVPVEAWLEAEREALPLPGNLTLEVSLASPDGEAQSSVTLAADDQGRFRGELPAPALTGNAQLLVRAVGDGFTRQRRQAVNVLPSIGVAHDPAEGRVVLAAEHPRLNRDNTEIRGELAGAALEAEPVGETRWTMALPELDPDLRQPLTLTARVTLDGETRELNLPRLMLNPDARVGIAGADAGPTLAAERFGDADEAATPKAEPSLADRFVEGVNDLPATLRMAWQEGWPGLVERVRGWSQGPTFWILLVLAIGLVLLRLLWRHTSRSASSRERRDPHV; encoded by the coding sequence ATGCAGAGGGGAAATCCCGGCGGCCGAGGCGCGCTGCGACTGTTGTGGTTGATAGCGCTGTGCCTGCTCGGGCTCGGCGCGAGCTCGTCTCACGCTCAGACTCAGACCGAGCCTCGGGCCGTGCAGGAGCATGACGACGTGCGTGCGGTGGTCGACGTGTCGGGCAGCATGAAGAACCACGACCCGGATCGCCTGGCCGAGAGCGCCATGGGGCTGCTGGTCTCGCTGCTGCCGGAGGGTGCCAGCGCCGGTGTCTGGACCTTCGGCGAGCGGGTCGGCAATCCGCTGCCGCTGGGGCGGGTCGGGGACGACTGGCGCGAACGTGCGCTGTCGCTGCCGCCGTCGCCGCGCGATCAGCAGTACACCGATATCGAGGCCGCGCTGCGTGAGGCGGCGAACGGCGAGGCCAGCGGTGGTCTGCACCTGATCCTGATGACCGACGGCGTCATCGATCTGCCGCCGGGCAGCGGCGACAAGCCGGCCATCGATCGTGCCTCGCGTCGGCGCATCGTCGAGGAGCTGGCCCCCGAGCTGGCGGCGCAGGGGGTGACGGTGCATGCCATCGCCTTTTCCGACGAGGCCGACCTGGCGCTGGTCGAGCGTCTGGCCCAGCGCACCGGCGGGCTGGCCTCACGAGTCGCTTCACCGGAAGGGCTGATGGGCGCCTTCCTCGATATCTTCGAGCGCATCTTCCCCGCCGACCGCCTGCCGCTGGACGACGACGGCGGCTTCGTGGTCGACGAGGGCGTGGATCGGCTCTCGGCGCTGATCTTCCACGATCCCGAGGCCGAGCCGCTGACGCTGATCGCACCCGACGGCACCCGCTATCGCGCCGATTCGGCTCCGGAGGGAGCGAACTGGCAGGTCGAGCCGCGCTTCGACCTGATCCGCATGCCCGAGCCCGAGGCGGGGCAATGGCGCCTCGAGGGACCGGTGGACGACGGCAGCCGCATCAGTATCAGCGGCCCCTGGCGGCTGCGCACCGCGACGCTGCCGGCGACCCTCTATCGCGGTTTCCCGGTGCCGGTGGAGGCCTGGCTGGAGGCGGAGCGCGAGGCGCTGCCCCTGCCGGGCAACCTGACGCTGGAAGTGTCGCTGGCGTCGCCGGACGGCGAGGCGCAGTCCTCGGTGACCCTGGCCGCCGACGACCAGGGCCGCTTCCGAGGCGAACTGCCGGCGCCGGCGCTGACCGGCAACGCCCAGCTGCTGGTGCGCGCCGTCGGCGACGGCTTCACCCGCCAGCGCCGCCAGGCGGTCAACGTGCTGCCGTCCATCGGCGTGGCTCACGACCCGGCCGAGGGCCGCGTGGTGCTGGCCGCCGAGCATCCGCGCCTGAACCGCGACAACACCGAGATCCGCGGCGAGCTGGCCGGCGCGGCGCTCGAGGCCGAGCCGGTCGGCGAGACGCGCTGGACGATGGCGCTGCCCGAGCTGGACCCGGACCTCCGCCAGCCGCTGACCCTGACCGCCCGCGTCACCCTGGACGGCGAGACCCGCGAGCTGAACCTGCCGCGTCTGATGCTCAACCCCGACGCGCGGGTCGGCATCGCCGGGGCCGACGCCGGCCCGACGCTGGCCGCCGAGCGCTTCGGCGATGCCGACGAGGCGGCCACCCCCAAGGCCGAGCCGAGCCTCGCCGACCGCTTCGTCGAGGGCGTCAACGACCTGCCGGCCACGCTGCGAATGGCCTGGCAGGAGGGCTGGCCGGGGCTGGTCGAGCGCGTCCGTGGCTGGTCACAGGGGCCGACGTTCTGGATTCTGCTGGTGCTGGCCATCGGCCTGGTGCTGCTGCGCCTGCTGTGGCGCCATACCAGCCGTTCCGCTTCCTCCCGCGAGCGCAGGGACCCGCATGTGTGA
- the hrpA gene encoding ATP-dependent RNA helicase HrpA, with amino-acid sequence MSTLTPAPDAPESDVAALEALRGELDGVQLRDAPRLGKRLAGLTRRCRQGKPVDRGLAELRREIERSRARVEARASRPVTLSYPEELPVAERREDILEALRDHQVVVVAGETGSGKTTQLPKLCLELGLGRRGLIGHTQPRRLAARSVATRLAEEMEVPLGEQVGYQVRFTDHTDDATQVKLMTDGILLAETRHDPDLTRYEAIIIDEAHERSLNIDFLLGYLKRLLDRRSDLKVIITSATIDVQRFAEHFAQAGEDGTRRPAPVVEVSGRTYPVEVRYRPLTREAEDEEDRTLQEGILHAVEEIQAAEREKGWLHGPRDILVFLPGEREIREAADTLRRAELRDTEILPLYARLSNAEQNRVFAPHRGRRIVLSTNVAETSLTVPGIRYVIDPGLVRISRYSYRAKIQRLPVEAVSQASADQRKGRCGRVAEGLCIRLYDEEDYLGRPEFTDPEIRRTNLASVILSMLSLKLGSIEAFPFVDPPDSRFVTDGFRLLFELGAVDEGQRITPLGRKLARLPIDPRLARMLLAGADQGGLREVLVVVSALAIQDPRDRPAEKRQAADQAHRRWQDPDSDFVGLVNLWHGFEAAREELSGNRLRRWCKDNYLNYLRLREWHDTFRQLRQLLRDMDIDVPAPAPLPAEDDDGEAAKKARRESAVRLHKALLPGLLSHLGQLLENREYQGARNRKFMIHPGSGLAKKTPKWVMAFELVETSKLFARTVARIDPAWIEPLAGHLLKRSYSEPHWEMKRAQVVAFEQVTLFGLAIVSRRRVHYGPIAPAESRELFIRRALVEGEFKTRGEFFAHNRALVEEVEDLEDRARKRDILVDEEALFDFYDARIPEDIVNGKGFEAWRKQAERDDPNVLKFDRAALLAREAEEVTQADYPDELALNGVRYPLSYHFAPGAADDGVTLTVPAAMLPQLPEARLEWLVPGLLREKCIALLKSLPKAIRRQVVPIPDWVDAALQAMTPDDVPLTEALGEFLRVKTGVRLTPDDWRVDQLEPHLIMNLRVVDHEGRELGQGRDIRALEQRFEAAAGEGARALASEASEADALETLPEAPLPESRVTTQAGIRVEAYPAVVPEDDSLRVELFDHPDKAREAHRRGVVRAAMARLPDQVRAIERLPGLQPCALLFAKVGSKRQLAEDLVSAVFQQVVAVDPLPRSRDELEARLAETRDALVPRAEERLGILKQALEGHLAVTKALKGNLNLSLALVYSDLKAQMQRLVHPGFVTEAGDWLAEYPRYMEAAQIRLEKAPRERMRDQMHMQAVQDFEARLAARRESERRGGIEDPALVEFGWWIEELRVSLFAQQLGTALPVSEKRLEKRWKELTGRA; translated from the coding sequence GTGAGTACCCTGACCCCAGCCCCCGACGCGCCCGAATCCGATGTTGCCGCCCTGGAGGCCCTGAGGGGCGAACTCGACGGCGTGCAGCTGCGCGATGCGCCCCGCCTGGGCAAGCGCCTCGCCGGCCTGACTCGGCGCTGCCGGCAGGGCAAGCCGGTGGACCGCGGGCTCGCCGAGCTGCGCCGCGAGATCGAGCGCTCCCGCGCCCGGGTCGAGGCCCGTGCCTCGCGGCCGGTGACGCTGTCCTATCCCGAGGAGTTGCCGGTCGCCGAGCGCCGCGAGGACATCCTCGAGGCGCTGCGCGACCATCAGGTGGTGGTGGTGGCCGGCGAGACGGGCTCCGGCAAGACCACCCAGCTGCCCAAGCTGTGCCTGGAGCTCGGGCTCGGCCGGCGCGGGCTGATCGGCCACACCCAGCCGCGCCGGCTGGCGGCCCGCTCGGTGGCCACGCGCCTGGCCGAGGAGATGGAGGTGCCGCTGGGCGAGCAGGTCGGCTACCAGGTGCGCTTCACCGATCACACCGACGACGCCACCCAGGTCAAGCTGATGACCGACGGCATCCTGCTGGCCGAGACCCGGCACGATCCCGACCTGACGCGCTACGAAGCGATCATCATCGACGAGGCCCACGAACGCAGCCTCAACATCGACTTCCTGCTCGGCTATCTCAAGCGCCTGCTCGACCGTCGCTCGGACCTCAAGGTGATCATCACCTCGGCGACCATCGACGTGCAGCGCTTCGCCGAGCACTTCGCCCAGGCGGGCGAGGACGGCACCCGGCGTCCGGCGCCGGTGGTCGAGGTCTCCGGTCGCACCTATCCGGTGGAAGTGCGCTACCGGCCGCTGACCCGCGAGGCCGAGGACGAGGAGGACCGCACCCTGCAGGAGGGCATCCTGCACGCGGTGGAGGAGATCCAGGCCGCCGAGCGCGAGAAGGGCTGGCTGCACGGCCCCCGCGACATCCTGGTGTTCCTGCCCGGTGAGCGCGAGATCCGCGAGGCCGCCGATACCCTGCGCCGCGCCGAGCTGCGCGACACCGAGATCCTGCCACTCTACGCCCGGCTCTCCAACGCCGAGCAGAACCGCGTCTTCGCCCCGCACCGCGGGCGGCGTATCGTGCTCTCGACCAACGTCGCCGAAACCTCGCTCACCGTGCCGGGCATCCGCTACGTGATCGACCCGGGCCTGGTGCGCATCAGCCGCTACAGCTACCGGGCCAAGATCCAGCGCCTGCCGGTGGAGGCGGTCAGCCAGGCCAGCGCCGACCAGCGCAAGGGCCGCTGCGGCCGCGTGGCCGAGGGCCTGTGCATTCGCCTCTACGACGAGGAGGACTACCTCGGCCGCCCCGAATTCACCGATCCCGAGATCCGGCGCACCAACCTGGCCTCGGTGATCCTGTCGATGCTGTCGCTCAAGCTCGGCAGCATCGAGGCCTTTCCCTTCGTCGATCCGCCCGATTCGCGCTTCGTCACCGACGGCTTCCGGCTCCTGTTCGAGCTCGGCGCGGTGGACGAGGGCCAGCGCATCACGCCGCTCGGGCGCAAGCTCGCTCGGCTGCCCATCGACCCGCGCCTGGCCCGCATGCTGCTGGCCGGCGCCGATCAGGGCGGCCTGCGCGAGGTGCTGGTGGTGGTCTCGGCGCTGGCCATCCAGGACCCGCGGGACCGCCCGGCCGAGAAGCGCCAGGCCGCCGACCAGGCTCACCGCCGCTGGCAGGACCCGGACTCCGACTTCGTCGGCCTAGTGAACCTGTGGCACGGCTTCGAGGCCGCCCGCGAGGAGCTCTCCGGCAACCGCCTGCGTCGCTGGTGCAAGGACAACTACCTCAACTACCTGCGGCTGCGCGAGTGGCACGATACCTTCCGCCAGCTGCGCCAGCTGCTGCGCGACATGGACATCGACGTGCCGGCGCCGGCCCCGCTGCCGGCCGAGGACGACGACGGCGAGGCGGCGAAGAAGGCCCGCCGCGAGAGCGCCGTGCGGCTGCACAAGGCGCTGCTGCCGGGGCTGCTGTCGCACCTCGGCCAGCTGCTGGAGAACCGCGAGTACCAGGGCGCGCGCAACCGTAAATTCATGATTCACCCCGGCTCGGGGCTGGCCAAGAAGACGCCCAAGTGGGTGATGGCCTTCGAGCTGGTCGAGACCTCGAAGCTGTTCGCCCGTACCGTGGCCAGGATCGATCCGGCCTGGATCGAGCCGCTGGCCGGCCACCTGCTCAAGCGCAGCTACAGCGAGCCGCACTGGGAGATGAAGCGCGCCCAGGTGGTGGCCTTCGAGCAGGTCACGCTGTTTGGCCTGGCGATCGTCAGCCGCCGCCGGGTGCACTACGGCCCGATCGCGCCGGCGGAGTCCCGCGAGCTGTTCATCCGCCGCGCGCTGGTGGAGGGCGAGTTCAAGACCCGCGGCGAGTTTTTCGCCCACAATCGCGCGCTGGTCGAGGAGGTCGAGGATCTCGAGGATCGCGCCCGCAAGCGCGACATCCTGGTCGACGAGGAGGCGCTGTTCGACTTCTACGACGCGCGCATCCCCGAGGACATCGTCAACGGCAAGGGCTTCGAGGCCTGGCGCAAGCAGGCCGAGCGCGACGACCCGAACGTGCTCAAGTTCGACCGCGCCGCGCTGCTGGCCCGGGAGGCCGAGGAGGTCACCCAGGCCGACTACCCGGACGAGCTGGCGCTGAACGGCGTGCGCTATCCGCTGAGCTACCATTTCGCCCCCGGCGCCGCCGATGATGGCGTGACCCTGACGGTGCCGGCGGCGATGCTGCCGCAGCTGCCGGAGGCGCGCCTGGAGTGGCTGGTGCCGGGCCTTTTGCGCGAGAAGTGCATCGCGCTGCTCAAGTCGCTGCCCAAGGCGATCCGCCGCCAGGTGGTGCCGATTCCCGACTGGGTCGATGCCGCCCTGCAGGCCATGACGCCGGACGACGTGCCCCTCACCGAGGCGCTGGGTGAGTTCCTGCGGGTCAAGACCGGCGTGCGGCTCACGCCCGACGACTGGCGGGTCGACCAGCTCGAGCCGCATCTGATCATGAACCTGCGGGTGGTCGACCACGAGGGGCGTGAGCTCGGCCAGGGGCGCGACATCCGCGCCCTTGAGCAGCGCTTCGAGGCCGCCGCCGGGGAGGGCGCCCGGGCACTGGCCAGCGAAGCCAGCGAGGCGGACGCCCTGGAGACGCTGCCCGAGGCGCCGCTGCCGGAGTCCCGGGTCACCACCCAGGCCGGCATCCGCGTCGAGGCCTATCCGGCGGTGGTGCCGGAGGACGACAGTCTGCGGGTCGAGCTGTTCGACCACCCCGACAAGGCCCGCGAGGCCCATCGCCGCGGCGTGGTGCGCGCTGCCATGGCGCGGCTACCCGACCAGGTGCGTGCCATCGAGCGCCTGCCCGGCCTGCAGCCCTGTGCGCTGCTGTTCGCCAAGGTGGGCAGCAAGCGCCAGCTGGCCGAGGACCTGGTCAGCGCGGTCTTCCAGCAGGTGGTGGCGGTCGATCCGCTGCCGCGCTCCCGCGACGAGCTGGAGGCGCGCCTGGCCGAGACCCGCGACGCCCTGGTGCCCCGTGCCGAGGAACGGCTCGGCATCCTCAAGCAGGCGCTGGAGGGCCATCTGGCGGTAACCAAGGCGTTGAAGGGCAACCTGAACCTTTCGCTGGCGCTGGTATACAGTGACCTCAAGGCCCAGATGCAGCGCCTGGTGCATCCGGGCTTCGTCACCGAGGCCGGCGACTGGCTGGCGGAATATCCGCGCTACATGGAGGCCGCTCAGATCCGTCTGGAGAAGGCGCCCCGAGAGCGCATGCGCGACCAGATGCACATGCAGGCGGTGCAGGACTTCGAGGCGCGGCTGGCGGCGCGGCGCGAGAGCGAGCGTCGCGGCGGGATCGAGGACCCGGCGCTGGTCGAGTTCGGCTGGTGGATCGAGGAGCTGCGCGTGTCGCTGTTCGCCCAGCAGCTGGGTACGGCGCTGCCGGTCTCGGAGAAGCGCCTCGAGAAGCGCTGGAAGGAGCTGACCGGACGTGCCTGA
- a CDS encoding STAS domain-containing protein, producing MMMHEGRLKAAFDSGVFVLKLCGDVRLTLCATLDTQAQQLAETPGLEAVMVDLREATNVDSTALGFLAKVAMALQGRLKQPPTIVVDNPDVRRMLDVMGFAHYFTLVESPITEPHELRDLPEVPADEEGMRQRILEAHRILMHMNEHNREQFQPLVEMLEDHKDETPGA from the coding sequence ATGATGATGCATGAAGGCCGCCTCAAGGCGGCGTTCGACTCCGGCGTGTTCGTGCTCAAGCTGTGCGGTGACGTCCGCCTGACGCTCTGCGCCACGCTCGACACCCAGGCGCAGCAGCTGGCCGAGACGCCGGGGCTGGAGGCGGTGATGGTGGACCTGCGTGAGGCCACCAACGTCGACTCCACGGCCCTGGGGTTCCTGGCCAAGGTGGCCATGGCGCTGCAGGGGCGCCTGAAGCAGCCGCCGACCATCGTCGTCGACAACCCGGACGTGCGGCGCATGCTCGACGTCATGGGATTCGCTCACTACTTCACCCTGGTGGAGTCGCCGATCACCGAGCCCCATGAGCTGCGCGACCTGCCCGAGGTGCCGGCCGACGAGGAGGGCATGCGTCAGCGCATCCTCGAGGCGCATCGTATCCTGATGCACATGAACGAGCACAACCGCGAGCAGTTCCAGCCGCTGGTGGAGATGCTCGAGGATCACAAGGACGAGACGCCGGGCGCCTGA
- a CDS encoding PP2C family protein-serine/threonine phosphatase: protein MPDANELVCLIDAPGAERDALAEVIAKEGLAVIAVECLEQLPDETVLAVAHARAVPSEAWQALAERLPTLVVSDDRQDSDLIHAVDAGLVDYVIEPRRHGHLLRRMIRRVIDLHRLAREREHDRERLSELNERLETHLAMLRLDQQAGGQIQRKLLPPRPQSIGGVRCDYWLVPSLYLSGDFLDFQRFDDRYTLFYFADVSGHGASSAFVTVLLKSLSHRWQQEWDGRHPEELAPRWLAGLNRELLDTGIGKHATLFVGVIDRERGYLHYSLGAQLPMPMLMAEGRAHYLEGEGMPVGLFPDVEYPRLGCALPADFRLWLCSDGILECLPGETLEARLEVLRARAEGSETILDLRRGLALGDDIAEADGEDDASGRDELPDDLTIMMLSGFGNDDA, encoded by the coding sequence ATGCCTGACGCCAATGAGCTGGTCTGCCTGATCGATGCCCCCGGAGCCGAGCGTGATGCCCTGGCCGAGGTCATCGCCAAGGAGGGGCTGGCGGTCATCGCCGTGGAATGCCTGGAGCAGCTGCCGGACGAGACGGTGCTGGCGGTGGCGCATGCCCGGGCGGTGCCCAGCGAGGCCTGGCAGGCGCTGGCCGAGCGTCTGCCGACGCTGGTGGTCAGCGATGACCGCCAGGACAGCGATCTGATTCATGCCGTGGATGCGGGGCTGGTCGACTACGTGATCGAACCGCGCCGCCACGGCCACCTGCTGCGTCGCATGATCCGTCGGGTCATCGATCTCCACCGCCTGGCCCGGGAGCGCGAGCACGACCGTGAGCGGCTGTCCGAGCTCAACGAGCGCCTGGAGACCCACCTGGCGATGCTGCGCCTCGACCAGCAGGCCGGTGGCCAGATCCAGCGCAAGCTGCTGCCGCCGCGCCCGCAGAGCATCGGCGGGGTCCGCTGCGACTACTGGCTGGTGCCGTCGCTCTACCTGTCGGGCGACTTCCTCGACTTCCAGCGCTTCGACGATCGCTACACCCTGTTCTACTTCGCCGATGTCTCGGGGCACGGCGCCTCGTCGGCCTTCGTCACGGTGCTGCTCAAGTCGCTGTCGCACCGCTGGCAGCAGGAGTGGGACGGCCGGCACCCCGAGGAGCTGGCGCCACGCTGGCTGGCGGGGCTGAACCGCGAGCTGCTCGATACCGGCATCGGCAAGCACGCGACCCTGTTCGTCGGCGTCATTGACCGGGAGCGGGGCTATCTTCACTATTCGCTCGGCGCGCAGCTGCCGATGCCGATGCTGATGGCCGAGGGCCGGGCGCACTATCTGGAAGGCGAGGGCATGCCCGTCGGGCTGTTCCCCGACGTCGAGTATCCTCGGCTGGGTTGCGCGCTGCCGGCGGACTTCCGGCTCTGGCTATGTTCCGACGGCATCCTGGAATGCCTGCCCGGGGAGACCCTGGAGGCGCGACTGGAGGTGCTGAGGGCACGGGCCGAAGGCAGCGAGACGATCCTGGACCTTCGTCGGGGGCTTGCCCTGGGCGACGACATCGCCGAGGCTGACGGTGAAGACGATGCCTCCGGCCGGGACGAGCTTCCCGACGACCTGACGATCATGATGTTGAGCGGATTTGGCAATGATGATGCATGA